In one window of Burkholderia sp. NRF60-BP8 DNA:
- the arsB gene encoding ACR3 family arsenite efflux transporter: MNAPDVSPAGKAAAMPAINFFERYLTVWVALCIVAGIALGQALPGLFQHIGRMEYAHVNLPVGLLIWVMIVPMLVKVDFGALHEVRRHVKGIGVTLVVNWLVKPFSMALLGWLFIRHLFASLLPADQLDSYIAGLILLAAAPCTAMVFVWSRLTGGNPLFTLSQVALNDSIMVVAFAPLVGLLLGMSAITVPWATLITSVGLYIVIPVIVAQVLRKRLLAKGQAAFDAAMSKISPWSIAALLVTLVLLFAFQGEAILKEPLVIALLAVPILIQVFFNSALAYWLNRAVGEKHNVACPSALIGASNFFELAVAAAISLFGFHSGAALATVVGVLVEVPVMLLVVRVVNRSKGWYERA; the protein is encoded by the coding sequence ATGAACGCACCCGACGTCTCGCCGGCAGGCAAGGCGGCCGCCATGCCCGCCATCAATTTCTTCGAACGCTATCTGACCGTCTGGGTGGCACTGTGCATCGTCGCCGGTATCGCGCTCGGGCAAGCGCTGCCCGGCCTGTTTCAGCACATCGGCCGGATGGAATATGCACACGTCAACCTGCCGGTTGGCCTGCTGATCTGGGTGATGATCGTTCCGATGCTCGTGAAGGTCGATTTCGGCGCGCTGCATGAAGTGCGTCGGCATGTGAAAGGCATCGGCGTCACGCTCGTCGTGAACTGGCTCGTCAAGCCGTTCTCGATGGCGCTGCTCGGCTGGCTGTTCATCCGGCATCTGTTCGCGTCGCTGCTGCCGGCCGACCAACTCGACAGCTACATCGCCGGGCTGATCCTGCTGGCCGCTGCGCCGTGCACGGCGATGGTATTCGTGTGGAGCCGGCTGACGGGCGGCAATCCGCTGTTCACGCTGTCGCAGGTCGCGTTGAACGACAGCATCATGGTGGTCGCGTTCGCGCCGCTGGTCGGGCTGCTGCTCGGGATGTCCGCGATCACGGTGCCGTGGGCGACGTTGATCACGTCGGTCGGGCTCTACATCGTCATCCCCGTGATCGTCGCGCAGGTCTTGCGCAAGCGGCTGCTCGCCAAAGGGCAGGCGGCATTCGACGCCGCGATGTCGAAGATCAGCCCGTGGTCGATCGCCGCGCTGCTCGTGACGCTCGTGCTGCTGTTCGCGTTTCAGGGCGAAGCGATCCTCAAAGAGCCGCTGGTCATTGCGCTGCTCGCGGTGCCGATCCTGATCCAGGTGTTCTTCAACTCGGCGCTCGCTTACTGGCTCAATCGCGCGGTGGGCGAGAAGCACAACGTTGCGTGCCCGTCCGCGCTGATCGGCGCGTCCAACTTCTTCGAGCTGGCCGTCGCGGCCGCGATCAGCCTGTTCGGCTTTCATTCGGGCGCGGCGCTGGCGACCGTCGTCGGCGTGCTAGTCGAGGTGCCGGTGATGTTGCTGGTGGTGCGCGTCGTCAACCGGTCGAAAGGCTGGTACGAGCGCGCGTGA
- a CDS encoding circularly permuted type 2 ATP-grasp protein, translating into MQFYDEMHLEGGAVRPHYDEFGRWLSRQTDDTMRRKRAEADLMFRRVGITFAVNGDESGGERLIPFDQIPRIVPADAWRTLEAGLRQRVQALNLFLHDVYHRGDIVRAGVVPAAQIYANAQYRPEMQNVGVPRDIRAHIAGVDLVRAGDDGAFYVLEDNLRVPSGVSYMLENRKMMMRLFPDLFVRNRIAPVAHYPDLLLETLRASAPDGVDDPAVVVLTPGMYNSAYFEHTFLAQQMGVELVEGKDLFVDNGHVYMRTTHGPKRVDVIYRRLDDDFLDPLAFRSDSALGVPGLLGAYRAGRVSIANAIGTGIADDKSIYPFVPDMIRFYLDEQPILNNVPTYQCRKPDDLAYTLAHLSDLVVKEVHGAGGYGMLVGPAATKAEIDAFRARLVAQPDNYIAQPTLALSTCPTFVEAGVAPRHVDLRPFVLSGRTVKMVAGGLTRVALKAGSLVVNSSQGGGTKDTWVAG; encoded by the coding sequence ATGCAGTTCTACGACGAGATGCATCTCGAAGGCGGCGCCGTTCGGCCCCATTACGACGAATTCGGACGCTGGCTGAGCCGGCAGACCGACGACACGATGCGCCGCAAGCGCGCCGAAGCCGACCTGATGTTCCGCCGCGTCGGCATCACGTTCGCGGTGAACGGCGACGAGTCGGGCGGCGAGCGGCTGATACCGTTCGACCAGATTCCCCGCATCGTGCCCGCCGATGCATGGCGCACGCTCGAAGCCGGCCTGAGGCAGCGCGTGCAGGCGCTCAACCTGTTCCTGCACGACGTCTACCATCGTGGCGACATCGTGCGCGCGGGTGTCGTGCCGGCCGCGCAGATCTATGCGAACGCGCAGTATCGTCCGGAGATGCAGAACGTCGGCGTGCCGCGTGACATCCGCGCGCACATCGCGGGCGTCGATCTCGTGCGCGCCGGCGACGACGGCGCGTTCTACGTGCTGGAAGACAACCTGCGCGTGCCGTCGGGCGTGTCGTACATGCTGGAGAACCGCAAGATGATGATGCGGCTCTTTCCCGACCTGTTCGTGCGCAACCGCATCGCGCCGGTCGCGCACTATCCGGACCTCCTGCTGGAAACACTTCGCGCCAGCGCGCCGGACGGCGTCGACGATCCGGCCGTCGTCGTGTTGACGCCCGGCATGTACAACTCCGCGTACTTCGAGCACACGTTCCTTGCGCAGCAGATGGGCGTCGAACTCGTCGAGGGCAAGGACCTGTTCGTCGACAACGGGCACGTGTACATGCGCACGACCCACGGACCGAAGCGCGTCGACGTGATCTACCGCCGGCTCGACGACGATTTTCTCGATCCGCTCGCATTCCGCAGCGATTCGGCGCTCGGCGTGCCGGGGCTGCTCGGCGCGTATCGCGCGGGGCGCGTGTCGATCGCGAATGCGATCGGCACCGGCATCGCGGACGACAAGTCGATCTATCCGTTCGTCCCCGACATGATCCGCTTCTATCTCGACGAGCAGCCGATCCTGAACAACGTGCCGACTTACCAGTGCCGCAAGCCCGACGATCTCGCCTACACGCTCGCGCACCTGTCCGATCTCGTCGTCAAGGAAGTGCACGGCGCGGGCGGCTACGGGATGCTCGTCGGCCCGGCCGCGACGAAGGCCGAAATCGACGCGTTTCGCGCGCGGCTCGTCGCCCAGCCCGACAACTACATCGCGCAGCCCACGCTCGCGCTGTCCACCTGTCCGACCTTCGTCGAAGCCGGCGTCGCGCCGCGCCACGTCGACCTGCGTCCGTTCGTGCTGTCGGGCCGCACCGTGAAGATGGTGGCGGGCGGGCTCACGCGCGTCGCACTGAAGGCAGGCTCGCTGGTGGTGAATTCGTCGCAGGGCGGCGGCACGAAAGACACGTGGGTCGCGGGATGA
- a CDS encoding transglutaminase family protein gives MYLTIRHETTYRYSAPLTYSIQQIRMTPPSLPSQYVAGWRIAAPGLLDASTDTYGNALHSLVVTRPLTEIALHAHGAIDTQPLDDGRLGLDPGPVPIEHYTCATRLTEADDAIRALAAPLDASDAPGAFIALAERIADTVAYRQGITAATSTAADALALRHGVCQDHAHLMLACCRARGVPARYVSGYFDAGDVPHAASHAWADVWVRELGWVSVDITHARFAGEAYCRVATGRDYEAAAPVRGMRIGGGDESLDVKVDVQAGGAR, from the coding sequence ATGTATCTGACCATTCGACACGAGACGACCTATCGTTACTCGGCACCGCTCACCTATTCGATCCAGCAGATCCGGATGACGCCGCCGTCGCTGCCGTCGCAGTATGTCGCGGGCTGGCGGATCGCCGCGCCCGGCCTGCTCGACGCGTCGACCGACACCTACGGCAACGCACTGCATTCGCTGGTCGTCACGCGGCCGCTGACCGAGATCGCGCTGCACGCACACGGCGCGATCGACACGCAGCCGCTCGATGACGGCCGGCTCGGGCTCGACCCCGGGCCCGTGCCGATCGAGCATTACACGTGCGCGACGCGGCTGACCGAAGCCGACGACGCGATCCGCGCGCTCGCCGCGCCGCTCGACGCGAGCGACGCGCCCGGCGCGTTCATCGCGCTGGCGGAGCGGATCGCGGACACGGTTGCCTACCGGCAGGGGATCACCGCGGCGACGAGCACGGCGGCCGACGCGCTCGCGTTGCGGCACGGCGTGTGCCAGGACCACGCGCACCTGATGCTGGCGTGCTGCCGCGCGCGCGGTGTGCCGGCACGCTATGTGAGCGGCTATTTCGACGCGGGCGACGTGCCGCATGCCGCGAGCCACGCGTGGGCCGACGTGTGGGTGCGCGAGCTCGGCTGGGTGTCGGTCGACATCACGCATGCGCGCTTTGCGGGCGAAGCGTATTGCCGCGTCGCGACCGGCCGCGACTACGAGGCGGCCGCGCCGGTGCGCGGCATGCGCATCGGCGGCGGCGACGAATCGCTCGACGTCAAGGTGGACGTGCAGGCGGGAGGTGCGCGATGA
- a CDS encoding peptidase, translating into MTYCVAMRVDEGLVFLSDTRTNAGIDHVSTFRKMVVFEVPDEQVVVLLSSGNLAITQAVTQRLASQPDTDPQSIWRVRSLHDAARLVGDAVRAVHARDAQSLREFGVDFNCGFIVGGQVRGEAPRLFQIYAAGNFIEASPLSPYVQIGEAKYGKPIIDRMLDESMPLADATKCALISMNSTIRSNMSVGLPVDLLVYERDALRATKFATFDEDDPYYWMLHATWAERQRSMFDEIPNLPWDEVAAVPPPRAAPERTALRDGAEMERERESGRTIW; encoded by the coding sequence ATGACCTATTGCGTGGCCATGCGCGTCGACGAGGGGCTCGTGTTCCTGTCCGATACGCGCACCAATGCGGGCATCGATCATGTGAGCACGTTCCGCAAGATGGTGGTGTTCGAGGTGCCGGACGAACAGGTCGTCGTGCTGCTGTCGTCCGGCAATCTCGCGATCACGCAGGCCGTCACGCAGCGTCTCGCGTCGCAGCCGGATACCGATCCGCAATCGATCTGGCGCGTGCGCTCGCTGCACGACGCGGCACGGCTCGTCGGCGATGCGGTGCGGGCCGTGCATGCGCGCGATGCGCAGTCGTTGCGCGAGTTCGGCGTCGATTTCAACTGCGGCTTCATCGTCGGCGGGCAGGTGCGCGGCGAAGCGCCGCGACTGTTCCAGATCTATGCGGCCGGCAACTTCATCGAGGCGTCGCCGTTGAGCCCGTACGTGCAGATCGGCGAGGCGAAGTACGGCAAGCCGATCATCGACCGGATGCTCGACGAATCGATGCCGCTCGCGGACGCGACGAAGTGCGCGCTGATCTCGATGAATTCGACGATCCGTTCGAACATGTCGGTCGGGCTGCCGGTCGATTTGCTCGTGTACGAACGCGATGCGCTGCGCGCGACGAAGTTCGCGACGTTCGACGAGGACGATCCGTATTACTGGATGCTGCACGCGACGTGGGCGGAGCGGCAGCGTTCGATGTTCGACGAGATTCCGAACCTGCCCTGGGACGAGGTGGCGGCGGTGCCGCCGCCGAGGGCGGCGCCGGAGCGGACGGCGTTGCGGGACGGTGCGGAGATGGAGCGCGAGCGCGAATCCGGAAGGACGATCTGGTAG
- the arsH gene encoding arsenical resistance protein ArsH: MTRRASVLDLSNDLPQLDLESFRVPDAGQLWPASPSTHAPRFLLLYGSLRERAFSRLLIEEAARLLTAMGAEVRVFNPSGLPLPDDAPESHPKVVELREQVQWSEGMVWCSPERHGAMTGIMKAQIDWIPLSMGAVRPTQGKTLAVMQVSGGSQSFNAVNQMRVLGRWMRMLTIPNQSSVAKAFAEFDEAGRMKPSAYFDRVVDVLEELVKFTLLTRDVGPYLVDRYSERKESAEALSKRVNQRSI, encoded by the coding sequence ATGACACGGAGGGCAAGCGTGCTTGATCTTTCGAACGACCTGCCGCAACTCGATCTCGAATCGTTTCGCGTGCCGGATGCCGGACAGTTGTGGCCGGCTTCTCCGTCCACGCATGCGCCGCGGTTCCTGTTGCTGTACGGCTCGCTGCGCGAGCGCGCCTTCAGCCGCCTGCTGATCGAGGAAGCCGCACGCCTGCTGACGGCGATGGGCGCCGAGGTGCGCGTGTTCAATCCGAGCGGCCTGCCGCTGCCCGACGATGCGCCGGAGAGTCATCCGAAGGTCGTCGAGCTGCGCGAACAGGTGCAGTGGTCGGAAGGCATGGTGTGGTGCTCGCCCGAACGGCATGGCGCGATGACCGGGATCATGAAGGCGCAGATCGACTGGATTCCGCTGTCGATGGGCGCCGTCCGGCCGACGCAGGGCAAGACGCTTGCGGTCATGCAGGTCAGCGGTGGCTCGCAGTCGTTCAATGCGGTCAATCAGATGCGCGTGCTCGGCCGCTGGATGCGCATGCTGACCATCCCGAACCAGTCGTCAGTGGCGAAGGCGTTCGCGGAATTCGACGAAGCCGGGCGGATGAAGCCTTCGGCCTATTTCGATCGGGTGGTGGACGTGCTGGAGGAACTGGTCAAGTTCACGCTGCTGACGCGCGATGTCGGGCCGTATCTCGTCGATCGGTACAGCGAGCGGAAGGAGAGTGCGGAGGCGTTGTCGAAGCGGGTGAATCAGCGGAGTATCTGA
- a CDS encoding two-partner secretion domain-containing protein: MKSKQSYESVERQARRCVLKPLAMLVPLIAAGHAYAVQGGTIAAGAGSIAQNGLNTQIDQTSSKMIVNWKNFDIGKHETVNIAQPDANAAILNRVQSADLTSIQGALNANGRVFVVNPNGIVVGKGATINANSVVLSAADVSDSDFMSNRTLTLQNGNGATGTVRNDGSINTKSGALLAGARVINGPDGTVYADNGNIALAAGGKVMLQLDPDGGMESVYVSTGAPGALAANDGRVYTDSGWVRLEGYTTDALRSEVVRNTGYVTAGSLRDLGAPEGAGTVTLRASGDTPTSAGIRASGLIEAGSVGMDSSGDLALNGVTLTGPEKGFNASLRANRIDVSGDGVVSAGNLQFVGRGEDATYLQQGDVGTTDGSIRASGFDRIAQTGGTLYARGPIDLAARDIVLGDVQTLGTLNARAGRNLDVNDGLRANTANLLAGNDLTVSGTGAVNALSAGLNAGNELNVDGRVGVTGAGLLNGKNVTIAGAVTAPAAGIGELRIKTAEGGGGTLRIDGSVDGRRVELYGDQAVEQSRDGVLRGANSLQVASGGHVMLGGTVHAPSGYSVTDHGSFRYAPGDYAPGQAHGATVAPVEPVQPGRGGSIVAGAGAISQDGKVTDVAQSTDRMVVNWKDFDIARDEAINFRQPTANAAVLNRVASGKVTSIDGALNANGRVFVLNPDGIVVGKDATINANGVTLAAADTSDDDFMQKRTLRFDTNAGKRGIVQNEGTIATRTGAALIGRQATNLASGRITSGNGNVALAAGGSATLSQNADGSLNQIDVTGATDHALVANDGRITADNGYASLHAYASGAADAEIARNRGQIDAINRSNASRSASGPGKGDVLISGRNADGGGDQGGIVNIRGRITGQTVRLASTGDLNVSNGATLNTRNVGPDYGVTLVGRRVTIASTGATINGDATVEGVGDDAVYTAQGPLNTSGTLSMRNIGTSR, encoded by the coding sequence ATGAAATCGAAGCAGTCCTATGAATCAGTAGAGCGACAAGCGCGCCGATGCGTGCTCAAGCCGCTCGCGATGCTGGTGCCGCTGATCGCGGCCGGCCACGCCTATGCGGTCCAGGGCGGCACGATCGCGGCCGGCGCCGGCAGCATCGCGCAAAACGGCCTGAACACGCAGATCGACCAGACGTCGTCGAAGATGATCGTCAACTGGAAGAACTTCGACATCGGCAAACACGAAACGGTCAACATCGCGCAGCCGGATGCGAATGCGGCAATCCTGAACCGCGTGCAGTCGGCGGACCTGACATCGATTCAGGGCGCGCTGAACGCGAACGGGCGCGTGTTCGTCGTGAACCCGAACGGCATCGTGGTCGGCAAGGGCGCGACGATCAACGCGAACAGCGTGGTGCTGTCGGCGGCGGACGTATCGGACAGCGACTTCATGTCGAACCGCACGCTGACCTTGCAGAACGGCAACGGCGCGACGGGCACCGTGCGCAACGACGGCTCGATCAATACGAAGAGCGGCGCACTGCTGGCCGGCGCACGCGTGATCAACGGCCCGGACGGTACCGTGTATGCCGATAACGGCAACATCGCTTTGGCGGCCGGCGGCAAGGTGATGCTCCAGCTCGACCCCGACGGCGGCATGGAGTCGGTCTACGTTAGCACGGGAGCGCCGGGCGCCCTGGCGGCCAACGACGGGCGAGTGTATACCGATAGCGGTTGGGTACGGCTCGAAGGGTACACGACCGACGCGTTGCGTTCCGAAGTCGTACGCAATACCGGTTACGTCACGGCAGGATCGCTCCGCGATCTGGGCGCGCCGGAGGGCGCAGGCACCGTGACGCTCCGTGCAAGCGGCGATACGCCGACGAGCGCGGGCATCCGTGCCAGTGGCCTGATCGAGGCGGGCAGCGTCGGAATGGACAGCTCTGGCGACCTGGCGCTGAATGGCGTGACGTTGACCGGTCCCGAGAAGGGATTCAACGCGTCCCTGAGAGCCAATCGGATCGATGTGTCGGGGGACGGCGTGGTGTCCGCGGGCAATCTGCAGTTCGTCGGGCGAGGCGAGGACGCGACGTATCTTCAGCAGGGCGATGTAGGTACGACCGATGGCTCCATCCGCGCGTCGGGGTTCGACCGCATCGCCCAGACCGGCGGGACGCTGTACGCACGCGGCCCCATCGACTTGGCCGCGCGCGACATCGTGCTCGGCGACGTGCAGACGCTCGGCACGCTGAACGCTCGCGCCGGTCGCAACCTCGACGTGAACGACGGACTGCGGGCGAATACGGCCAACCTCCTTGCAGGGAACGACCTGACCGTTTCCGGTACCGGTGCGGTCAATGCGCTCAGCGCCGGATTGAACGCCGGCAACGAACTGAACGTCGACGGTCGGGTCGGGGTGACCGGCGCGGGTTTGCTGAACGGCAAGAACGTGACTATCGCCGGTGCGGTGACCGCGCCCGCCGCCGGGATCGGCGAGCTGCGAATCAAGACGGCGGAAGGCGGTGGCGGCACGCTCCGTATCGATGGCTCGGTGGACGGCAGGCGCGTCGAGCTGTACGGGGACCAGGCGGTCGAGCAATCCCGGGACGGCGTCCTGCGTGGCGCCAACTCCTTGCAAGTCGCGTCCGGCGGGCACGTGATGCTCGGTGGGACCGTCCATGCACCGTCCGGGTATTCCGTCACGGATCACGGTTCCTTCCGCTATGCGCCAGGCGACTATGCACCGGGGCAGGCGCACGGCGCGACCGTCGCACCGGTCGAACCGGTGCAGCCGGGGCGCGGCGGCTCGATCGTGGCCGGTGCTGGTGCCATCTCGCAAGACGGCAAGGTGACCGACGTCGCACAGTCGACCGACCGGATGGTCGTCAACTGGAAGGACTTCGACATCGCACGCGACGAAGCGATCAATTTCCGGCAGCCGACTGCGAATGCGGCCGTGCTCAACCGGGTCGCGTCGGGCAAGGTCACGTCGATCGACGGCGCGCTGAATGCGAACGGCCGCGTCTTCGTGCTGAACCCGGATGGCATCGTGGTCGGCAAGGACGCGACGATCAATGCGAACGGCGTGACGCTCGCGGCGGCGGACACGTCCGACGACGACTTCATGCAGAAGCGCACGCTGCGTTTCGATACGAATGCCGGCAAGCGCGGGATCGTGCAGAACGAGGGGACGATCGCGACCAGAACGGGCGCGGCGCTGATTGGCCGCCAGGCGACGAACCTCGCGTCCGGCCGTATCACGAGCGGCAACGGCAACGTCGCGCTCGCGGCGGGTGGCAGCGCGACGCTGTCGCAGAACGCCGACGGCAGCCTGAACCAGATCGACGTGACGGGCGCAACCGATCACGCACTGGTCGCGAACGACGGCCGGATCACGGCCGACAACGGTTACGCCAGCCTGCATGCGTATGCATCGGGCGCGGCCGACGCGGAAATCGCACGCAACCGCGGCCAGATCGATGCGATCAACCGGTCGAACGCGAGCCGGTCGGCAAGTGGCCCGGGCAAGGGCGACGTGCTGATCAGCGGCCGCAATGCGGACGGTGGCGGTGACCAGGGCGGCATCGTCAATATCCGCGGCCGGATCACCGGTCAGACGGTTCGTCTCGCGAGCACCGGCGACCTGAACGTGTCGAACGGCGCGACGCTGAACACGCGCAATGTCGGCCCGGACTATGGCGTGACGCTGGTCGGCCGGCGCGTGACGATCGCATCGACCGGCGCGACGATCAACGGCGACGCGACCGTGGAGGGTGTCGGCGACGACGCCGTCTATACGGCGCAAGGGCCGCTGAACACGTCCGGCACCTTGTCGATGCGCAACATCGGCACGTCGCGGTAA
- a CDS encoding alpha-E domain-containing protein has product MLSRTADHIYWMARYLERAENTARIVDINLKSLLLPHDDERQRRTLRALLRSVELEPAFAAKHGEPAPATVVAFLVADRDNPSSIVSCLRSARENARAVRGLLTTEWWETINHTWIECVEQLASDALAADPHAFLEWVKSRVHLARGVSIGTAMRDDAYYFSRLGTFLERADNIARMLDVRFLDIEQAAADGSPDGIDEFYYWTSILTSVSGMEIYHKVYRDVVTPDRVAELLLLNPAMPRSLRAAIDDFCMTLDKLKNGASAECEREAGRLRAELHYADIRKIRAQGLHAFLNESLERVYALGNMVSRTFMMSAS; this is encoded by the coding sequence ATGCTGAGCCGCACCGCGGATCATATCTACTGGATGGCGCGTTATCTGGAGCGGGCGGAGAACACCGCGCGCATCGTCGACATCAACCTGAAATCGCTGCTGCTGCCGCACGACGACGAACGTCAGCGCCGCACGCTGCGTGCGCTGCTGCGCTCGGTCGAACTCGAGCCGGCGTTCGCCGCGAAGCATGGCGAACCGGCGCCCGCGACGGTCGTCGCGTTCCTCGTCGCGGACCGCGACAATCCGTCGAGCATCGTGTCCTGCCTGCGCAGCGCGCGAGAGAATGCACGCGCGGTGCGCGGCCTGCTGACGACGGAGTGGTGGGAGACGATCAATCACACGTGGATCGAATGCGTCGAGCAACTCGCGTCGGATGCACTCGCGGCCGATCCGCACGCGTTCCTCGAATGGGTGAAGTCGCGCGTGCACCTGGCGCGCGGCGTATCGATCGGCACCGCGATGCGCGACGACGCATATTACTTCTCGCGCCTCGGCACGTTCCTCGAACGCGCGGACAACATCGCTCGGATGCTCGACGTGCGCTTCCTCGACATCGAGCAGGCCGCAGCCGACGGATCGCCGGACGGCATCGACGAGTTCTACTACTGGACGTCGATTCTCACGTCGGTGTCGGGAATGGAGATCTATCACAAGGTCTATCGCGACGTCGTGACGCCCGATCGCGTCGCCGAACTGCTGCTGCTGAACCCCGCGATGCCGCGTTCGTTGCGTGCGGCGATCGACGATTTCTGCATGACGCTCGACAAGCTGAAGAACGGCGCGTCGGCCGAATGCGAGCGCGAGGCCGGCCGGCTGCGGGCGGAACTGCACTACGCGGATATCCGCAAGATCCGCGCGCAGGGGCTGCATGCGTTCCTGAACGAATCGCTCGAGCGTGTCTATGCGCTCGGCAACATGGTCTCGCGCACGTTCATGATGTCCGCGAGCTGA
- the arsN2 gene encoding arsenic resistance N-acetyltransferase ArsN2, which produces MQLRAAAVSDLTSIEALLRAAGLPVAGVADHLLNFIVAMDADGMTACGGIEYHGDFSLIRSITVAEGARGNGLGKAIVSRLLDACRGRAVEAVVLRTTTAETYFARSGFVRIALGDVPAPLLASGQFAGVCPASATVMLLDMNIEPSRTGAAS; this is translated from the coding sequence ATGCAACTTCGCGCTGCCGCTGTATCGGATCTGACCTCGATCGAGGCGCTGCTTCGTGCTGCCGGCTTGCCTGTCGCCGGTGTGGCGGATCATTTGCTGAATTTCATCGTAGCGATGGATGCCGACGGCATGACGGCATGCGGCGGCATCGAGTATCACGGCGATTTTTCGTTGATTCGATCGATCACGGTGGCTGAAGGCGCGCGTGGAAACGGTCTGGGAAAAGCGATCGTTTCCCGGCTGCTGGATGCGTGTCGCGGTCGTGCTGTCGAGGCGGTCGTATTACGTACGACGACTGCGGAAACCTATTTTGCCCGATCGGGTTTCGTGCGCATCGCGCTCGGCGATGTCCCAGCGCCCCTGTTGGCATCCGGTCAGTTCGCCGGTGTGTGCCCGGCATCCGCAACCGTCATGCTTCTTGACATGAATATCGAGCCGAGCAGGACCGGCGCCGCGTCGTGA